Proteins encoded together in one Marispirochaeta sp. window:
- a CDS encoding methyltransferase domain-containing protein produces MKRKRVTETNEGIQEEITVEQYDVMQRGLRDRGLLETKSIVQNGISSGHVVELGPGPGYLGLEWLKSTEDSSLTGVEISSAMIAMAERNRADYSLQERAKYLEASVLDLPLENESVDAVFSNGSLHEWENPVRVMDEVYRVLKPGGRFFISDLKRNLSILILLIMKFTVKGDAIKKGLVTSVRAAYTVDEMRRLLEWSRFGRFSVKESPFGIEIRGWK; encoded by the coding sequence ATGAAACGAAAGAGGGTGACCGAGACAAATGAAGGAATCCAGGAGGAGATTACCGTTGAACAGTATGATGTTATGCAGCGAGGGCTCAGGGACCGGGGATTGCTTGAAACGAAAAGCATAGTACAAAACGGTATCAGCTCAGGTCATGTTGTGGAACTGGGGCCCGGACCGGGATACCTGGGGCTTGAGTGGCTGAAATCAACGGAGGATTCTTCTCTTACCGGGGTGGAAATCAGCTCTGCCATGATTGCTATGGCAGAAAGAAACAGGGCTGATTACAGCCTGCAGGAGAGGGCAAAATACCTTGAAGCCAGCGTGCTGGATCTGCCTCTGGAAAATGAAAGTGTGGATGCTGTTTTTTCCAACGGGTCCCTGCACGAATGGGAAAACCCTGTCAGGGTTATGGACGAGGTCTACCGGGTTTTGAAACCCGGGGGAAGATTCTTTATCAGTGATCTGAAGCGAAATTTAAGCATTCTTATCCTTTTGATTATGAAGTTCACGGTAAAGGGGGACGCCATAAAAAAGGGTCTTGTTACCTCGGTACGTGCAGCATACACGGTGGATGAAATGCGCAGACTCCTCGAATGGTCCCGGTTCGGCAGGTTTTCTGTCAAAGAAAGTCCCTTTGGAATCGAAATTCGCGGCTGGAAATAA
- a CDS encoding ATP-binding cassette domain-containing protein → MIDVANVTRCFGDFCAVNNLSFSIPKGEIIGLLGPNGAGKTTTMRMITGYLDPTMGTVRIGDVDVQRDPEKVKNMIGYLPEMAPFYGDMIVYDFLHYAARMRGIEDKQRIRKIAGMCALDDVMHKNVENLSRGYKQRVGLAFALVHDPDVLILDEPTSGLDPNQIIEVRRLIKEIGHTKTVIISTHILPEVETLCDRVMIVSRGRLVADSPTAELTARFGSRVTIRVQVSGCSAAELEQVLRGLDGVVDARPAGDAEPGLAAVLLSSEGKADLRPEIFSTVAGKGWLLYELTQQKNSLEDVFRGLTLEGAEEGGAA, encoded by the coding sequence ATGATCGATGTTGCCAATGTAACCCGCTGCTTCGGTGACTTCTGCGCCGTAAATAATCTTTCCTTCTCCATTCCCAAGGGAGAAATTATTGGGCTTTTGGGCCCTAACGGCGCCGGAAAAACCACTACAATGCGCATGATAACCGGATACCTCGATCCGACCATGGGAACGGTCCGGATAGGAGATGTTGATGTTCAAAGGGATCCTGAAAAAGTAAAAAACATGATCGGCTATCTGCCGGAGATGGCCCCGTTTTACGGCGACATGATTGTCTATGATTTTCTGCACTATGCCGCACGAATGCGCGGAATCGAAGACAAGCAGAGAATCCGGAAAATAGCCGGAATGTGCGCTCTCGATGATGTGATGCACAAGAACGTGGAGAACCTCTCCCGGGGGTACAAGCAGCGGGTGGGCCTGGCCTTTGCCCTGGTTCATGATCCCGATGTGCTGATTCTGGACGAGCCGACATCGGGCCTGGACCCTAATCAGATAATCGAGGTCAGAAGGCTGATAAAGGAGATCGGCCACACCAAAACGGTCATAATTTCCACCCATATCCTGCCGGAGGTTGAGACTCTCTGCGACAGGGTAATGATTGTGAGCCGCGGCCGTCTGGTCGCCGATTCGCCCACTGCAGAGCTGACTGCCCGCTTCGGCAGCAGGGTCACCATCCGGGTCCAGGTCTCCGGCTGTTCGGCGGCAGAGCTGGAACAGGTACTGCGGGGACTGGACGGGGTTGTGGATGCACGGCCTGCCGGAGATGCAGAGCCCGGGCTTGCCGCGGTACTGCTGAGCTCCGAAGGGAAAGCAGACCTTCGTCCGGAGATCTTTTCTACCGTGGCCGGCAAAGGATGGCTGCTCTACGAGCTGACCCAGCAGAAGAACTCTCTGGAGGATGTCTTCCGGGGGCTTACCCTTGAGGGTGCAGAAGAAGGAGGTGCGGCATGA
- a CDS encoding ABC transporter permease subunit — protein MKTVLTIARREAGSFFQSPMAYIVIALFLLINAIFFFPTFFIFDRAELRGFFQLLPLFFSFFLPAVTMRMLAEEFKSGTIETLITLPAGSGKIIAGKYLAALGILAGMLGPTLLYLLLIAPAGDIDPGPVAGGYLGAFFLGAAYTAVGLFASSRTSNQIVAFVTALAVCLVLTFMDSFMVFLPPVLVRFLEYFSAGYHFETIARGILDSRALVYFASLSLLFLAGAVRGVEARR, from the coding sequence ATGAAGACAGTATTGACTATTGCCCGACGTGAAGCGGGCTCCTTTTTCCAGAGCCCCATGGCCTATATTGTTATTGCCCTTTTTCTGCTTATAAACGCGATCTTCTTTTTCCCGACCTTTTTCATATTTGATCGGGCGGAGCTGCGGGGTTTTTTTCAGCTGCTGCCCCTGTTTTTCTCCTTCTTTCTGCCCGCTGTTACCATGCGTATGCTGGCGGAAGAGTTTAAAAGCGGTACGATCGAGACCCTGATAACCCTGCCGGCGGGATCGGGAAAGATCATTGCCGGGAAGTACCTTGCCGCCCTGGGGATCCTCGCCGGAATGCTGGGGCCGACCCTGCTGTATCTGCTGCTTATAGCCCCCGCCGGGGATATCGATCCCGGCCCGGTGGCCGGCGGATATCTGGGCGCTTTTTTTCTGGGCGCGGCCTATACCGCGGTGGGGTTGTTCGCCTCGTCACGGACAAGCAACCAGATTGTCGCCTTTGTAACGGCACTGGCCGTCTGCCTTGTCCTGACATTTATGGACAGCTTCATGGTTTTTCTACCCCCTGTTCTCGTCAGATTCCTGGAATACTTCAGCGCCGGGTATCACTTCGAGACCATAGCCCGGGGTATTCTTGATTCCCGCGCCCTGGTCTATTTTGCATCTTTAAGTCTGCTCTTTTTAGCGGGAGCAGTCCGCGGGGTCGAGGCAAGGAGGTAA
- a CDS encoding Gldg family protein, whose product MKIMNYLASERSNRLLLVIIIILVNLVSLNWYFRMDLTEGNTYSLSSVSKETIATLQEPLTVSVFFSKDLPAPYNGVARYVRDLLAEYDSLGNPNFRYQLVDMESDEGREIAGSYGIRSVQVQEVKSDEFQSRNAYMGIAVSYADEVAQLQEVTGTEGLEYRITTTISRLVGTVEAAAALDEKVEAVLYYSPALASYRIAGFAELEDMVREAVQAINDEKNGILDLRIETVEENAAVASLGEQYGFQRISYPDKDNPGRTREATVGMVLRLGDRFETLPLDLSQQLFGGYALAGLSNIRERINGALEGLLNTNPAVGYVVGHGERDLNDNQRGAAVFRSLSSDLYEFREINLAEDEIPPGINTLIINGPKAPVSEEELYVLDQFLMRGGSLMILADPYDIVQSQNAPPAYIPINHGLTEILSRYGVELKRNILLDKKAYQVRQQFGNMPLYYVPMLEKQSLDQEHPVTKNLGQVAFFASSTVHQSENPPAEVDLRVLARSSGDAWTMEENIDLNPMGMSPPADSELASYPLMLLAEGYFPSFFEGPLGTTVLENGISGSRHIERGIRRGKLLVAGSSELSGAQLVDPQGTSPNAILIQNMLDYLNGNEELPLTRSKGLNLMPLGDTSPRYRSFVKGFAMVGMPLLVIITGLLVWRLREARRRNIRRMFSPEDKKEVEK is encoded by the coding sequence ATGAAGATTATGAATTATCTGGCTTCCGAGCGCAGCAACCGGCTGCTTCTGGTAATAATCATTATACTGGTCAATCTTGTCTCCCTGAACTGGTATTTCCGTATGGACCTGACGGAGGGGAATACCTACTCCCTCTCTTCTGTCAGCAAAGAGACTATCGCCACCCTGCAGGAACCTCTGACGGTATCGGTCTTCTTTTCCAAGGACCTCCCCGCACCCTATAACGGGGTGGCTCGTTATGTGCGGGATCTGCTTGCAGAGTATGATTCCCTGGGGAACCCCAATTTCCGTTATCAGCTGGTCGACATGGAGAGTGATGAGGGCAGGGAGATTGCCGGCTCTTACGGTATCCGCAGCGTGCAGGTTCAGGAGGTAAAAAGCGATGAATTCCAGTCCCGCAATGCCTACATGGGAATAGCAGTAAGCTACGCCGATGAGGTGGCCCAGCTGCAGGAGGTAACCGGGACCGAAGGACTGGAATACCGGATCACGACCACTATCTCCCGTCTGGTAGGGACTGTAGAGGCCGCAGCCGCCCTGGATGAAAAGGTAGAGGCGGTCCTCTATTACAGCCCCGCTCTGGCTTCCTACCGCATTGCCGGTTTCGCGGAGCTGGAGGATATGGTGCGGGAGGCAGTCCAGGCGATTAACGATGAAAAGAACGGAATCCTGGATCTGCGGATTGAAACGGTAGAGGAGAACGCCGCGGTGGCTTCCCTGGGGGAACAATACGGATTCCAGCGGATCTCTTATCCGGACAAGGACAACCCCGGCCGGACCCGGGAGGCCACAGTGGGGATGGTGCTGCGCCTGGGAGACCGCTTTGAGACCCTGCCCCTGGACCTGTCTCAGCAGCTTTTCGGCGGATACGCCCTGGCAGGACTTTCTAACATCCGGGAACGCATAAACGGAGCCCTGGAGGGACTTTTGAACACCAATCCCGCGGTGGGCTATGTTGTCGGCCACGGGGAGCGGGACCTGAACGACAATCAGCGGGGTGCCGCGGTGTTCCGCAGCTTAAGCAGCGACCTGTATGAGTTCAGGGAAATAAATCTGGCGGAAGACGAGATTCCCCCCGGTATCAACACTCTGATAATCAACGGACCAAAAGCACCTGTCTCTGAAGAAGAGCTCTATGTTCTGGACCAGTTTCTGATGAGGGGCGGCAGCCTGATGATCCTGGCCGATCCCTACGATATTGTTCAGTCCCAGAACGCGCCTCCGGCCTACATTCCAATAAACCATGGTTTAACGGAGATACTCTCCCGTTACGGGGTGGAGCTTAAGAGGAATATTCTGCTGGATAAAAAAGCCTATCAGGTTCGGCAGCAGTTCGGCAACATGCCGCTCTACTACGTGCCTATGCTGGAGAAGCAGAGCCTGGATCAGGAGCATCCTGTAACGAAGAACCTGGGGCAGGTGGCCTTCTTTGCCTCGTCCACTGTACATCAGTCGGAAAATCCCCCGGCGGAGGTTGACCTGCGGGTACTGGCCCGTTCCTCCGGGGATGCCTGGACCATGGAGGAGAATATCGATCTGAACCCCATGGGGATGAGTCCTCCGGCGGATTCAGAGCTGGCAAGTTACCCTCTTATGCTGCTTGCGGAAGGGTATTTCCCGAGCTTTTTTGAAGGCCCACTGGGAACCACGGTTCTGGAAAACGGGATAAGCGGTTCCCGACATATTGAACGGGGAATCCGGCGGGGCAAGCTGCTGGTTGCGGGAAGCTCAGAACTGAGCGGCGCCCAGCTTGTTGATCCTCAAGGAACAAGCCCCAATGCGATTCTTATTCAGAACATGCTGGATTACCTTAACGGCAATGAAGAGCTGCCCCTGACCCGCAGCAAGGGACTTAACCTGATGCCTCTGGGAGACACATCGCCGAGGTACCGCAGTTTTGTAAAGGGCTTTGCCATGGTCGGAATGCCGCTGCTCGTTATTATTACCGGCCTTCTTGTCTGGCGGCTGCGCGAAGCCAGGCGCAGGAATATCCGCCGTATGTTCAGCCCCGAAGATAAGAAGGAGGTGGAAAAATGA
- a CDS encoding DUF4340 domain-containing protein, whose product MRFPVSRRKVVYLILIAVLLVILLLQQFLGRSVQPNIPQIEADVSAMTIADGERTIEIRKSGDEWLIGSENYPGDADKIENLAGKIARLQPLEQVSRSGYFRPYRLDDNEAITVTVYSGTEKLRSVLIGKAGTTGRQSYIRFPGRNEILLVSGNLRRDFEVSVGNLREKQLFTLDPASVRRLVLAKTGEEPGGFIRTSEGWTSDDGGPANAERLDEYVRNYASFSVQDFPEDAMDTGELIMQVILETDGGEISVEILTETEEGPYLARSSTTPYIFSLAAYKANQLIQSPAEFLSENQ is encoded by the coding sequence ATGAGATTTCCCGTAAGCAGGCGCAAGGTTGTCTACCTGATACTGATTGCCGTTCTTCTTGTGATACTTTTACTGCAGCAGTTTCTTGGAAGGTCTGTTCAGCCGAATATACCTCAGATAGAGGCTGATGTAAGCGCCATGACGATTGCAGACGGAGAGCGGACCATAGAAATAAGAAAAAGCGGCGACGAGTGGCTGATCGGGTCTGAGAATTATCCCGGGGATGCCGACAAGATCGAGAACCTGGCCGGGAAAATCGCACGCCTCCAGCCCCTGGAGCAGGTCAGCCGCTCCGGCTATTTTCGCCCCTATCGGCTCGATGACAACGAAGCCATTACAGTTACGGTGTATTCCGGGACGGAGAAGCTCCGCTCTGTCTTAATCGGCAAGGCCGGAACAACGGGTCGGCAAAGTTATATCCGTTTTCCCGGCAGGAACGAGATCCTGCTGGTCTCAGGAAACCTGCGCCGGGATTTTGAAGTCTCCGTCGGCAACCTGCGGGAAAAGCAGCTCTTTACGCTTGATCCCGCAAGTGTACGGCGCCTGGTCCTTGCAAAAACCGGAGAGGAACCCGGAGGTTTCATCCGGACATCCGAAGGCTGGACCAGCGACGATGGCGGTCCGGCAAACGCCGAACGACTGGATGAGTATGTGCGGAACTATGCATCCTTCAGCGTCCAGGACTTCCCGGAGGATGCCATGGATACCGGGGAGCTGATAATGCAGGTTATCCTGGAAACCGACGGTGGAGAGATCAGCGTGGAGATTCTGACGGAGACCGAAGAAGGTCCCTACCTGGCGAGGTCCTCGACAACGCCGTATATCTTCTCCCTGGCGGCATACAAGGCCAACCAGCTGATACAGTCCCCGGCAGAGTTTCTGTCAGAGAATCAGTAG
- the corA gene encoding magnesium/cobalt transporter CorA, which yields MKRFAKLFSRRIGVAPGSIVDEPRATGQPVEMTLFRYNADFIEEQKIPAEDSLEDLTKDGRILWLDIPGVHDSGLLKSITRRFGIHPIAAENIQHTGQRPKADEYGDQLFLLLHMLTWNMEEKTVETEQVSIISGRDYVLSFQEHPGDVFDPVRRRLTEGLGRVRKMNADYLAYCLADAVVDNYFLVLEDLREEFEEMEEQVLFEDGPDPSARVHALTRELLSLRRAVWPMREAASALMRGQIPSVSEEVQIFFRDLHDHIVQIIDWIELMRDSMKGLMDSYQSKVSNSTNSIMRVLTIVATIFIPLTYIAGIYGMNFEIMPELSWPLGYPAIMGVMALVAVGMLLYFKKKKWL from the coding sequence ATGAAACGCTTCGCGAAACTTTTTTCACGCCGCATAGGAGTTGCCCCCGGATCAATAGTCGATGAACCCCGGGCCACCGGGCAGCCGGTAGAAATGACCCTGTTCCGTTATAATGCCGACTTCATCGAGGAACAGAAGATCCCCGCGGAGGACTCCCTGGAGGATCTTACAAAGGATGGCCGCATCCTGTGGCTGGATATCCCCGGGGTCCATGACTCTGGATTGCTGAAAAGCATCACCCGGCGCTTCGGCATACACCCCATAGCCGCCGAGAATATCCAGCATACCGGGCAGCGTCCAAAGGCTGACGAGTACGGGGACCAGCTCTTTCTGCTGCTCCATATGCTCACCTGGAACATGGAAGAAAAAACCGTCGAAACCGAGCAGGTCAGTATTATTTCCGGCAGGGACTATGTTCTCTCTTTTCAGGAACACCCCGGGGACGTCTTTGACCCGGTCCGCCGGCGCCTTACGGAAGGACTGGGACGGGTGCGGAAGATGAATGCCGATTACCTGGCCTACTGCCTGGCCGATGCAGTGGTGGACAACTACTTTCTTGTTCTTGAAGACCTGCGGGAGGAGTTCGAAGAAATGGAAGAGCAGGTCCTGTTCGAAGACGGTCCGGACCCTTCAGCCCGGGTGCATGCCCTAACCAGGGAACTCCTCTCCCTGCGCCGGGCGGTCTGGCCCATGCGTGAGGCGGCCTCCGCTCTGATGCGTGGACAGATCCCATCCGTTTCCGAAGAGGTCCAGATATTCTTCCGTGACCTCCACGATCATATTGTTCAGATTATCGACTGGATAGAGCTGATGCGGGACAGCATGAAGGGTCTGATGGACTCCTACCAGAGCAAGGTAAGCAACTCTACCAACAGCATCATGCGGGTACTGACCATCGTGGCCACCATATTCATACCCCTTACCTATATCGCCGGGATATACGGCATGAATTTCGAAATCATGCCGGAACTTTCCTGGCCTCTGGGCTATCCTGCCATTATGGGAGTAATGGCCCTGGTTGCCGTCGGCATGCTCCTGTACTTCAAGAAAAAGAAATGGCTGTAG
- a CDS encoding TrkA family potassium uptake protein, with protein MAKEANKNYLVIGLGSFGSRLCEVLEEKGGTVIAVDSDELLIDRIKNSVTQAVHLDSTDEARMGELDLEDVDIGIVAIGDSFEASILTTAILKRLGVPYIIARSLTDLHHQVLRQVGADEIVNVEIDGGTRLANRLIAPDVLDRIPLSGEISVAEVRGPKDFFGKQLIELDLRKRLQINVIAIRRYNYGVDEIGNPTKSENLIFPGGEEVLQEQDILLVVGRNENISAFSEI; from the coding sequence ATGGCAAAAGAAGCAAATAAAAACTATCTGGTTATCGGCCTCGGCAGCTTCGGCAGCCGTTTATGCGAAGTTTTGGAAGAAAAGGGCGGTACCGTTATTGCCGTAGATTCCGACGAGCTGTTGATTGACAGAATAAAGAACAGCGTAACCCAGGCGGTGCATCTTGATTCAACCGACGAGGCCCGCATGGGTGAACTGGACCTGGAGGATGTGGATATCGGAATTGTAGCCATTGGCGACAGCTTCGAGGCCAGCATCCTGACAACAGCTATACTCAAGCGCCTGGGGGTACCCTATATTATCGCCAGGTCCCTGACCGATCTGCATCACCAGGTACTGCGACAGGTCGGGGCGGATGAAATAGTCAATGTCGAGATCGATGGGGGAACCAGACTCGCGAATCGGCTGATTGCCCCGGATGTGCTGGACAGGATTCCCCTTTCCGGAGAAATAAGCGTAGCCGAGGTCCGGGGGCCAAAGGATTTCTTCGGCAAGCAGCTGATTGAGCTGGACCTGCGCAAGCGCCTGCAGATCAACGTCATCGCCATCCGGCGTTACAATTACGGTGTTGACGAAATCGGGAACCCCACAAAAAGCGAAAATCTCATCTTTCCCGGGGGGGAGGAGGTCCTTCAGGAACAGGATATCCTGCTGGTTGTGGGAAGAAACGAAAACATCTCTGCCTTTAGTGAGATTTAG